In one Nocardioides luteus genomic region, the following are encoded:
- a CDS encoding J domain-containing protein, with protein MTSPTWYDLLDVEPDAATDDIRAAWKSAIADLDPTDRRFRTLNEAAAVLLDADKRAAYDAELAALEAAAAESDEDESDEAEDDGPEAAVETAAVEDAVAEDVPDAPEDAEDTEDSDDETKEPGGRTLPVLPTWGLVAAGALALAAVVAAGVVFFGQEKVETVSNNNVTTSTVEGAVGKQITRNHKLLVEEQGAEALEAAKKAVVPLLSYDYSKMDASKSKAHDVMTKDYREDYDRLFAVLVDNVPETKTVVKTLAPVDAGVIRVSDDTVQILVLVDRQVTNAQRSTPIGYQEYAMLTMTKVGDEWLVDKVETQPSKD; from the coding sequence ATGACTTCTCCGACCTGGTACGACCTGCTCGACGTCGAGCCCGACGCCGCCACCGACGACATCCGGGCGGCCTGGAAGTCGGCGATCGCCGATCTGGACCCGACCGACCGTCGCTTCCGCACCCTCAACGAGGCCGCCGCCGTCCTTCTGGACGCTGACAAGCGGGCTGCGTACGACGCCGAGCTCGCCGCCCTCGAGGCCGCCGCTGCCGAGAGCGACGAGGACGAGAGCGACGAGGCCGAGGACGACGGCCCTGAGGCCGCCGTGGAGACCGCTGCCGTCGAGGACGCGGTGGCCGAGGACGTACCGGACGCTCCCGAGGACGCCGAGGACACCGAGGACTCCGACGACGAGACGAAGGAGCCCGGTGGCCGTACGCTCCCGGTGCTCCCGACGTGGGGCCTGGTCGCTGCCGGTGCCCTCGCCCTGGCCGCGGTCGTGGCCGCCGGTGTGGTCTTCTTCGGGCAGGAGAAGGTGGAGACCGTCTCCAACAACAACGTCACGACCAGCACGGTCGAGGGTGCGGTGGGCAAGCAGATCACCCGCAACCACAAGCTTCTCGTCGAGGAGCAGGGCGCCGAGGCGCTCGAGGCGGCCAAGAAGGCCGTGGTCCCGCTGCTGTCCTACGACTACAGCAAGATGGACGCGTCGAAGAGCAAGGCTCACGACGTGATGACGAAGGACTACCGCGAGGACTACGACCGTCTCTTCGCGGTGCTCGTCGACAACGTCCCCGAGACGAAGACGGTGGTGAAGACCCTCGCCCCGGTCGACGCCGGCGTCATCCGGGTCTCCGACGACACCGTGCAGATCCTGGTGCTGGTCGACCGTCAGGTCACCAACGCCCAGCGCAGCACCCCGATCGGCTACCAGGAGTACGCGATGCTCACCATGACCAAGGTCGGCGACGAGTGGCTGGTGGACAAGGTCGAGACCCAGCCCAGCAAGGACTAG
- a CDS encoding MCE family protein, with translation MITRRTKMQLMIFLLITLVGVSFVGARYARLGSLFLKDHYVVMAHFEQSGGIYEDAEVDYRGVKIGQVGELVLNRSGVDVTLKIDNAWKDKIPADSLAVVGNRSAVGEQYVELQPQSKGAPYLEEGSEIARAATATPLPTEKLLEDITVTVNSVDQKALTTTVDELGKGFAGTGQDLQTIIDTGTAFVETADQNFGLTTQLIRDSNTVLQGQLDSTSAIKSFATDLELFTGTLAGSNKDLIKLIESGSAGATELRTFLEQNDVEISELLNEVLVTGKVVRKNLPGVKHLLSIFPTVVEGSFAVVDVGHPGLAQAHFGLVITSQTPCKKGYESTKKRSPLDLQSRPFNTEVSCTEDPSKSNARGSSQLPRAGVGEAGSVASFDPETGKLTWGEAEDTSVSTAAPSSYGDDAWKWLYLQPMETQ, from the coding sequence ATGATCACCCGCCGTACGAAGATGCAGCTGATGATCTTCCTGCTGATCACCCTCGTCGGGGTCAGCTTCGTCGGTGCGCGCTACGCCCGGCTGGGGTCCCTGTTCCTCAAGGACCACTACGTCGTGATGGCCCACTTCGAGCAGTCGGGCGGCATCTACGAGGACGCCGAGGTCGACTACCGGGGCGTCAAGATCGGCCAGGTCGGTGAGCTCGTGCTCAACCGCAGCGGCGTCGACGTCACGCTGAAGATCGACAACGCGTGGAAGGACAAGATCCCGGCGGACAGCCTCGCCGTGGTCGGCAACCGCTCCGCCGTCGGTGAGCAGTACGTCGAGCTGCAGCCGCAGTCGAAGGGTGCGCCCTACCTCGAGGAGGGGTCGGAGATCGCCCGCGCGGCGACGGCCACGCCCCTGCCGACCGAGAAGCTGCTCGAGGACATCACCGTCACCGTGAACTCGGTCGACCAGAAGGCGCTGACGACCACCGTCGACGAGCTCGGCAAGGGTTTCGCCGGCACCGGTCAGGACCTGCAGACCATCATCGACACCGGCACCGCGTTCGTGGAGACCGCCGACCAGAACTTCGGGCTGACCACGCAGCTGATCCGGGACAGCAACACCGTCCTCCAGGGGCAGCTCGACAGCACCTCGGCGATCAAGTCGTTCGCGACCGACCTGGAGCTGTTCACCGGCACGCTCGCAGGCTCCAACAAGGACCTGATCAAGCTGATCGAGAGCGGCTCCGCCGGCGCCACCGAGCTGCGTACGTTCCTCGAGCAGAACGACGTGGAGATCAGCGAGCTCCTCAACGAGGTGCTGGTGACGGGCAAGGTCGTCCGCAAGAACCTGCCGGGCGTCAAGCACCTGCTCTCCATCTTCCCCACCGTGGTGGAGGGCAGCTTCGCCGTGGTCGACGTCGGCCACCCGGGCCTGGCGCAGGCGCACTTCGGACTGGTGATCACCAGCCAGACTCCGTGCAAGAAGGGCTACGAGAGCACCAAGAAGCGCAGCCCGCTGGACCTGCAGAGCCGTCCGTTCAACACCGAGGTCTCCTGCACCGAGGACCCGTCCAAGTCCAACGCCCGCGGCTCCAGCCAGCTGCCGCGTGCCGGTGTCGGCGAGGCCGGCTCGGTCGCGTCCTTCGACCCGGAGACGGGCAAGCTGACCTGGGGCGAGGCGGAGGACACCTCGGTGTCGACCGCGGCGCCGTCCTCCTACGGCGACGACGCCTGGAAGTGGCTCTACCTCCAGCCGATGGAGACCCAGTAG
- a CDS encoding MCE family protein, protein MRTMKRAVQAFVGVLVGALMLTGCGSFSVYDLPLPGGVDAGDDAISVTAQFQDTLDLVPQSTVKLEDIDVGKINKIWLDDGVATVEMLLKKDVDLPANTRASIQQTSLLGEKFVSLERPAEPESTKLTDGSTIPLAQTGRNPEIEEVFSALSLLLNGGGVAQLKTISTELNKALEGREDSARSVLHQVEKLARDLDNNKEKIVAAIEALDALAKATNAQMGSIDAALDELPSAISSIDKQRADLVKMLEALERLGDTGVRVIRASKDNTIGIVKDLRPLLSNLADAGDNFVKAMNTILTYPFVDQAVGGSPQTARNLHMGDFVNLDVTVDLNLDTLLQNAPRVGSAACWGLEEINRKIKTFPDEETALDWLNNLTNVCKEGGLASAIDTCQEALTGQSTAPQACVTGVLGSIGKTLDGLLGLGTSSSDDGSTSGDDGTGCVLLLFCRAGATPGTHAVTYEELSKELDPGLTSLMIPALSTSSNTHQEGVS, encoded by the coding sequence ATGAGGACCATGAAGCGCGCCGTCCAGGCGTTCGTCGGTGTGCTCGTCGGCGCCCTGATGCTGACCGGCTGCGGCAGCTTCTCCGTCTACGACCTGCCGCTCCCGGGCGGTGTGGACGCCGGAGACGACGCGATCTCGGTCACCGCGCAGTTCCAGGACACCCTCGACCTGGTGCCCCAGTCGACCGTGAAGCTCGAGGACATCGACGTCGGCAAGATCAACAAGATCTGGCTCGACGACGGTGTCGCGACCGTCGAGATGCTGCTGAAGAAGGACGTGGACCTGCCCGCCAACACACGGGCCTCGATCCAGCAGACCTCCCTGCTCGGCGAGAAGTTCGTCTCCCTGGAGCGGCCGGCGGAGCCCGAGTCGACGAAGCTGACCGACGGTTCGACCATCCCGCTGGCCCAGACCGGCCGTAACCCGGAGATCGAAGAGGTCTTCAGTGCGCTGAGCCTGCTGCTCAACGGTGGTGGCGTCGCCCAGCTGAAGACGATCTCGACCGAGCTCAACAAGGCCCTCGAGGGTCGCGAGGACTCGGCCCGCTCGGTGCTCCACCAGGTGGAGAAGCTGGCGCGCGACCTCGACAACAACAAGGAGAAGATCGTCGCGGCCATCGAGGCGCTCGATGCGCTGGCGAAGGCCACCAACGCGCAGATGGGCTCCATCGACGCCGCCCTCGACGAGCTTCCCTCGGCGATCTCCAGCATCGACAAGCAGCGCGCCGACCTGGTCAAGATGCTCGAGGCGCTCGAGCGGCTCGGCGACACCGGCGTACGTGTGATCAGGGCGTCGAAGGACAACACGATCGGCATCGTGAAGGACCTCCGGCCGCTGCTGTCGAACCTCGCCGACGCCGGCGACAACTTCGTCAAGGCGATGAACACGATCCTCACCTACCCGTTCGTCGACCAGGCGGTCGGTGGCTCGCCGCAGACCGCGCGCAACCTGCACATGGGTGACTTCGTCAACCTCGACGTCACCGTCGACCTCAACCTCGACACCCTGCTGCAGAACGCCCCTCGGGTGGGAAGCGCCGCCTGCTGGGGCCTCGAGGAGATCAACCGGAAGATCAAGACCTTCCCCGACGAGGAGACGGCTCTCGACTGGCTCAACAACCTCACCAACGTCTGCAAGGAAGGCGGGCTGGCCAGTGCCATCGACACGTGCCAGGAAGCGCTGACCGGGCAGTCGACGGCGCCTCAGGCGTGCGTGACCGGTGTGCTCGGCTCCATCGGGAAGACCCTCGACGGCCTGCTCGGCCTCGGAACGTCCTCGTCCGACGACGGCAGCACGTCAGGTGACGACGGCACCGGGTGCGTCCTGCTGCTGTTCTGTCGCGCCGGCGCGACACCAGGCACGCATGCGGTGACGTACGAGGAGCTGAGCAAGGAGCTCGACCCGGGTCTGACCTCGCTGATGATCCCGGCACTGAGCACCTCGAGCAACACTCATCAGGAGGGCGTCTCATGA
- a CDS encoding MCE family protein — translation MNKYIVPIIIGALVLAVGAWALVRDTGEKTLVAHFPRTVSLYEGSDLRVLGVAVGKVTAVEPNGTDVKVTMEYREDVDLPADGKAVVISPSIVGDRYVQVTPAYDGGEKMDDGAVLSTDKTSVPVELDQIYSSVDDLVVALGPDGANKNGALTDLLQQTAKNLGGQGEKINSTVGDLGKLTKTLDNRDEQFFDSAEQLEGFIGTLAENDQTVRDFAQALAEVSSMLEGERQELAASMKNLSVALTKVTQFVRDNKAILREDIQGLNRIGKVLVKQRKALDESLRTAPLALNNLGLAYNPETGTLDTNANITMVLDEIVQNPASFLCSLVDQATNGSSAEICTQIRQMPGLNRSAAIGPGTGSSYGVPYDMSLGGLVEVTDR, via the coding sequence GTGCGCTCGTCCTGGCCGTCGGCGCCTGGGCGCTGGTCCGCGACACCGGCGAGAAGACGCTGGTGGCGCACTTCCCGCGCACGGTCTCCCTCTACGAGGGCAGCGACCTGCGCGTGCTCGGTGTCGCCGTCGGCAAGGTGACCGCCGTCGAGCCGAACGGCACCGACGTCAAGGTCACCATGGAGTACCGGGAGGACGTCGACCTGCCCGCCGACGGGAAGGCCGTGGTCATCTCGCCCTCCATCGTCGGTGACCGCTACGTCCAGGTCACGCCCGCCTACGACGGCGGCGAGAAGATGGACGACGGGGCGGTGCTGAGCACCGACAAGACGTCGGTCCCGGTCGAGCTCGACCAGATCTACTCCAGCGTCGACGACCTGGTGGTCGCGCTCGGGCCGGACGGCGCCAACAAGAACGGCGCGCTCACCGATCTGCTGCAGCAGACCGCGAAGAACCTCGGCGGCCAGGGCGAGAAGATCAACTCGACCGTCGGCGACCTCGGCAAGCTGACCAAGACGCTCGACAACCGCGACGAGCAGTTCTTCGACTCCGCCGAGCAGCTCGAGGGCTTCATCGGCACGCTCGCCGAGAACGACCAGACCGTACGCGACTTCGCCCAGGCCCTCGCGGAGGTCTCCTCGATGCTGGAGGGTGAGCGTCAGGAGCTCGCGGCGTCGATGAAGAACCTGTCGGTGGCGCTGACCAAGGTGACCCAGTTCGTCCGCGACAACAAGGCGATCCTGCGCGAGGACATCCAAGGCCTCAACCGGATCGGCAAGGTGCTCGTGAAGCAGCGCAAGGCGCTCGACGAGAGCCTCCGGACCGCTCCGCTGGCCCTCAACAACCTGGGCCTGGCGTACAACCCGGAGACCGGCACGCTGGACACCAACGCCAACATCACGATGGTCCTCGACGAGATCGTCCAGAACCCGGCCTCGTTCCTGTGCAGCCTCGTGGACCAGGCGACCAACGGCAGCAGCGCCGAGATCTGCACGCAGATCCGGCAGATGCCCGGTCTGAACCGCTCCGCGGCGATCGGCCCCGGCACGGGCTCGTCCTACGGAGTGCCCTATGACATGTCGCTCGGCGGCCTGGTGGAGGTGACGGACCGATGA